One genomic window of Polyangium aurulentum includes the following:
- a CDS encoding serine/threonine-protein kinase, with amino-acid sequence MQLAPGTVIAGRYRLERPLAAGGMGAVWVARHVALQTELAVKVMSTSSAGSTAARARFEREARAAASLRHANVVAVVDSGIEDDTPYLVMELLHGESLEERLARTSRLPLEVLVPIAAQIGRGLRKAHEAGIIHRDLKPGNVFLAREDDEEIVKILDFGIAKEIDHSLGEHTKTSELMGSPHYMSPEQLRSSKKTDVRSDLWSLGVVLYRALTGQIPFPGDTLAEVMVQVFSSPLPLPSQLVPGLSSAVDAYFQRALARDPAERFQSVREMIDAFSALVGRAPMPSTHGHDLPGDPKSTSQTRPAFAAPPIAAPARPQSSPDVTPIPSFSWREGTPNAAAAIPPARTSSPGAAAAIPPARTSAPGAPAAIPPARTSAPGPSAMLSPSAASMPVVPGGPTAPPVSLPGASPSSSLPAPRADARASGPPAVPGPASAERPDGEVRPAAPTRLPPLQAIVGGTVVAGLLLVLVLVFALRSPSDEGGPSAASSSATAEPTAPTPPTFPSASGSAGPALTPDEMAAAVPDETPVEIEIEEPPLDAGPTPLRPSTWKFIPKGHARLKVTAKGGSCKVTVNGIYQGTTPVDVIVESGKQRIYCRMPTGSTRSKEVRAPELKISKVEFEVKQ; translated from the coding sequence ATGCAGCTCGCTCCGGGGACCGTCATCGCGGGTCGTTATCGACTCGAGCGCCCGCTCGCGGCCGGCGGCATGGGCGCGGTGTGGGTCGCGCGGCACGTCGCGCTCCAGACCGAGCTCGCGGTCAAGGTGATGAGCACGTCGTCGGCGGGCTCGACCGCGGCCCGCGCGCGCTTCGAGCGCGAGGCGCGCGCGGCGGCGTCGCTGCGCCACGCCAACGTGGTGGCCGTCGTCGACTCGGGCATCGAGGACGACACGCCCTACCTCGTGATGGAGCTGCTCCACGGCGAGAGCCTCGAGGAGCGCCTCGCGCGCACGAGCCGCCTGCCGCTCGAGGTCCTGGTCCCGATCGCCGCGCAGATCGGCCGCGGCCTGCGCAAGGCGCACGAGGCCGGCATCATCCATCGCGATCTGAAGCCCGGCAACGTGTTCCTCGCCCGCGAGGACGACGAGGAGATCGTCAAGATCCTCGATTTCGGCATCGCCAAGGAGATCGACCACTCGCTCGGCGAGCACACGAAGACGAGCGAGCTGATGGGCTCGCCGCACTACATGAGCCCCGAGCAGCTCCGCAGCTCGAAGAAGACCGACGTGCGCAGCGATCTCTGGTCGCTCGGCGTGGTCCTCTACCGCGCGCTCACGGGCCAGATCCCGTTCCCCGGCGACACGCTCGCCGAGGTGATGGTGCAGGTCTTCAGCTCGCCGTTGCCGCTGCCGTCGCAGCTCGTGCCGGGTTTGTCCTCCGCGGTCGATGCCTATTTTCAGCGCGCCCTGGCCCGCGATCCCGCCGAGCGGTTCCAGTCCGTGCGCGAGATGATCGACGCGTTTTCCGCGCTCGTGGGCCGCGCCCCGATGCCCTCCACGCACGGCCACGATCTGCCCGGCGACCCGAAGTCGACCTCCCAGACCCGGCCCGCGTTCGCCGCGCCCCCGATCGCCGCGCCCGCGCGCCCACAGAGCTCGCCCGACGTGACGCCGATCCCGTCGTTTTCCTGGCGAGAGGGCACGCCGAACGCCGCGGCAGCGATCCCGCCCGCGCGCACGAGCTCGCCTGGAGCCGCGGCAGCGATCCCGCCCGCGCGCACGAGCGCTCCCGGAGCGCCGGCCGCGATCCCGCCTGCGCGCACGAGCGCTCCCGGCCCCTCCGCGATGCTCTCGCCGAGCGCCGCGTCGATGCCGGTCGTTCCGGGTGGGCCCACGGCGCCGCCCGTGTCGTTGCCAGGCGCCTCGCCGTCCTCGTCCTTGCCCGCGCCTCGCGCGGACGCGCGCGCATCGGGCCCCCCCGCCGTGCCCGGCCCTGCGAGCGCAGAGCGCCCCGATGGCGAGGTTCGTCCTGCCGCACCCACGCGCCTGCCGCCGCTTCAGGCGATCGTCGGCGGGACGGTGGTCGCGGGCCTGCTGCTCGTGCTCGTGCTCGTCTTCGCGCTGCGCTCCCCGTCGGACGAGGGCGGACCGAGCGCCGCGTCTTCGAGCGCGACGGCAGAGCCCACAGCGCCCACGCCGCCCACGTTCCCGAGCGCCTCGGGCTCTGCGGGCCCGGCCCTCACCCCCGACGAGATGGCCGCGGCCGTGCCCGACGAGACCCCGGTCGAGATCGAGATCGAGGAGCCCCCGCTCGACGCCGGCCCGACGCCGCTGCGCCCGTCGACCTGGAAGTTCATCCCCAAGGGCCACGCGCGGCTCAAGGTCACGGCCAAGGGCGGAAGCTGCAAGGTCACGGTCAATGGCATCTACCAGGGCACGACGCCCGTCGACGTGATCGTCGAGTCCGGCAAGCAGCGCATCTACTGCCGCATGCCCACGGGCTCGACGCGCTCGAAGGAAGTGCGCGCACCCGAGCTCAAGATCTCGAAGGTCGAGTTCGAGGTGAAGCAGTAG
- a CDS encoding esterase/lipase family protein: MAFRFVTRGAGSIESSVRACAAVLLAVAAAACGPNPNPAGSGGAGGAGGSGGAGGENAGPYPPAAFDPAYDSYFDPPGGAGYADDYRVVGETTPPAWSWGKIELIEGMQRYREEGYNLRTQKLRWEDTFQDATYPLRTYFGELNQQLVDAFNVHYKDACAGQSGQTGAAACKGESPLRPAARFSLLHHGPKTAALSCDKAQTPVLLVHGAMQTGNVWLLPGGNDGKGAVYPGTTQKTGFVQALEDKGTCTYAITFGSFHGDNFNQATNLANAIRRVRELTGAPKVDVVAWSKGVLAADLYLSNPSSWNDWGTKHFERVAAEEAKNVPVFRKDVRGYVALSGPHLGIDLNFRHPFNDLIIFSTLESAPVGQGPSVWGWMSAVQCVTWGYASGPNSPFPNPNAYSLCEDRGATWPDFWTRIYGSNITGLDGEGKPVAKDSLEALNTAEGVDGASFDFDQYNISMWGSVDESGKHVSAYLGQLQAAYDLRPQYPLPNREDDPVSYDWSAIDTDEYKWRDWVNTYKLAYNPAGIIGGWVDDDDAHITCRATAYDPADSPCKAKHAYYDVEHAEDYVAGYATYGLMDGIGIEAAMEMGGNFIERLKHHGLSPDLDFLYVLHGAAPGAAGSIFEFDGMSCPTCDPKGDGVLFDVSIAAQDQLTQGWTADAKSSRSKQEGVPYGHLEVGVTPAVWTKMIDQLGALP, from the coding sequence ATGGCATTTCGTTTCGTGACGAGGGGGGCGGGGAGCATTGAATCGTCGGTGAGGGCGTGCGCGGCCGTGCTGCTCGCGGTCGCCGCTGCGGCTTGCGGTCCGAACCCCAATCCTGCGGGCAGCGGGGGCGCGGGCGGGGCGGGCGGCAGCGGCGGGGCGGGCGGCGAAAATGCGGGCCCTTATCCGCCCGCGGCCTTCGATCCGGCCTACGACTCCTACTTCGACCCGCCCGGGGGCGCCGGGTACGCCGACGATTACCGCGTCGTCGGCGAGACCACCCCGCCCGCCTGGTCGTGGGGCAAGATCGAGCTGATCGAGGGCATGCAGCGCTATCGCGAGGAGGGCTACAACCTGCGCACGCAGAAGCTGCGCTGGGAGGACACCTTCCAGGACGCGACCTATCCCTTGCGCACCTATTTCGGCGAGCTGAACCAGCAGCTCGTCGACGCCTTCAACGTCCATTACAAGGACGCGTGCGCCGGACAGAGCGGGCAAACCGGCGCGGCCGCGTGCAAGGGCGAGAGCCCCCTGCGGCCCGCGGCGCGCTTCTCTCTCTTGCACCACGGCCCGAAGACGGCGGCCCTGTCGTGCGACAAGGCGCAGACGCCCGTGCTGCTCGTGCACGGCGCCATGCAGACCGGGAACGTCTGGCTCCTGCCGGGCGGCAACGACGGCAAGGGCGCCGTGTATCCGGGCACGACGCAGAAGACGGGCTTCGTGCAGGCGCTCGAGGACAAGGGCACCTGCACCTACGCGATCACCTTCGGCTCGTTCCACGGCGACAACTTCAACCAGGCGACGAACCTCGCCAATGCGATCCGCCGCGTCCGCGAGCTCACGGGCGCCCCCAAGGTCGACGTCGTGGCCTGGAGCAAGGGCGTGCTCGCGGCGGACCTCTACCTCTCGAATCCATCGAGCTGGAACGATTGGGGGACAAAGCATTTCGAGCGAGTGGCCGCCGAGGAGGCGAAGAACGTGCCCGTCTTCCGCAAAGACGTGCGCGGCTACGTCGCGCTCTCCGGCCCGCACCTCGGGATCGATCTGAACTTCCGCCACCCGTTCAACGACCTCATCATCTTCAGCACGCTCGAGAGCGCGCCCGTGGGCCAGGGGCCGAGCGTGTGGGGCTGGATGAGCGCGGTGCAATGCGTGACCTGGGGCTACGCCTCCGGGCCCAATTCGCCGTTCCCCAACCCCAACGCCTATTCGCTCTGCGAGGACCGCGGCGCGACCTGGCCCGATTTCTGGACGCGCATCTACGGCTCGAACATCACCGGCCTCGACGGCGAGGGCAAGCCCGTCGCGAAGGACAGCCTCGAGGCGCTCAACACCGCCGAGGGCGTCGACGGCGCGAGCTTCGATTTCGACCAGTACAACATCTCGATGTGGGGCTCGGTGGACGAATCCGGCAAGCACGTCTCGGCGTACCTCGGCCAGCTCCAGGCCGCCTACGACCTGCGCCCGCAGTACCCCCTGCCGAACCGCGAGGACGACCCCGTCAGCTACGACTGGTCCGCGATCGACACCGACGAATACAAGTGGCGCGACTGGGTGAACACCTACAAGCTCGCGTACAACCCCGCGGGCATCATCGGCGGCTGGGTCGACGACGACGACGCGCACATCACCTGCCGCGCCACCGCCTACGATCCGGCCGATTCGCCCTGCAAGGCGAAGCACGCGTATTACGACGTCGAGCACGCCGAGGACTATGTGGCGGGGTATGCCACGTACGGGCTGATGGACGGCATCGGCATCGAGGCGGCCATGGAGATGGGCGGCAACTTCATCGAGCGCCTCAAGCACCACGGACTCTCCCCCGACCTCGATTTCCTCTACGTGCTGCACGGCGCCGCGCCCGGCGCGGCCGGATCGATCTTCGAGTTCGACGGCATGAGCTGCCCCACCTGCGATCCGAAGGGCGACGGCGTGCTCTTCGACGTGAGCATCGCGGCGCAGGACCAGCTCACGCAGGGCTGGACCGCAGACGCCAAGAGCTCGCGATCGAAGCAGGAAGGCGTGCCCTATGGCCACCTCGAGGTCGGCGTCACCCCCGCCGTGTGGACGAAGATGATCGACCAGCTCGGCGCGCTGCCCTGA
- a CDS encoding MAPEG family protein, protein MPKDIALPGLITGLSLLAYFVFQINVGRARVKYNVQPPQTAGNPDFERVVRVHQNTLEQLVLYLPSLWLFALLINPVWAAGLGGLWILGRILYAWGYYKAAEKRGPGFGISALATLALLIGGIVGAVRVLLAA, encoded by the coding sequence ATGCCCAAGGACATCGCCCTGCCCGGGCTCATCACGGGTTTGTCGCTGCTGGCGTACTTCGTTTTCCAGATCAACGTCGGCCGCGCGCGGGTCAAGTACAACGTCCAGCCCCCGCAGACCGCCGGCAATCCGGATTTCGAGCGCGTGGTGCGCGTCCACCAGAACACGCTCGAGCAGCTCGTCCTGTACTTGCCCTCGCTCTGGCTCTTCGCCCTGCTCATCAACCCGGTCTGGGCCGCGGGGCTCGGCGGGCTCTGGATCCTGGGCCGCATCCTCTACGCCTGGGGCTACTACAAGGCCGCCGAGAAGCGCGGGCCCGGCTTCGGCATCTCCGCGCTCGCCACGCTCGCTCTGCTCATCGGCGGCATCGTCGGCGCCGTCCGCGTCCTGCTCGCGGCCTGA
- a CDS encoding putative bifunctional diguanylate cyclase/phosphodiesterase, giving the protein MTEPQDDIVEVEAEDDDDEDTLPGVQRDKRSRSWLPKAPSTPILGLGASLSELGVGLIETDTEGRILRMNGMAERLTGESFEERKGAHLDVVFRARMVAQSPLTKTEKDGAVALEMRGAPVGHTALLERRDGTVVAIYHAIGVAGGGFVGPDATGVTGKLVVFRDANVEHLLSLQIARQARYDGLTGLLNRSSFSERIEQALAVSREKGVRHALVYFDLDRFRLVNTTCGHDAGDDLLQWVATRLHEIMGSDDAAGRIGGDEFVVLLAGRDTLEAEQIVRQLQRKLHEFRFGWQKKTFPVEASMGLVPFGAEFLRAAEVLAAADQACRLAKDSGRGRLQIYMNDDQEMARSRRAMQWVASIQRHLADGRLRLYAQEINPLPPTKRRGAHFEVLVRVVGDDGQLESPVGIIQAAEDSRMMDEIDRYVVAKACQTIGALPKDMLRNLHTCAINLSALSLLREGLLDYLVEQLDKYKVPPAKICFEITETAAFNNLQEVLWMMQELGGMGCRFAIDDFGSGHASYGYLESLPVDYVKIDGMFVRNMLDSPLHRAIVESVQRIGSMLGIETVAESVETQQLADMLAKMGIHYAQGWLYGKPKPIGDVLAGMAKAKP; this is encoded by the coding sequence GTGACCGAACCCCAGGACGATATCGTGGAAGTGGAAGCGGAGGATGACGACGACGAGGACACGCTACCGGGCGTGCAGCGCGACAAGCGCTCGCGGTCCTGGTTGCCGAAGGCTCCGTCGACGCCGATCCTCGGCCTCGGCGCGAGCCTGTCCGAGCTCGGCGTAGGGCTCATCGAGACCGACACCGAGGGCCGCATCCTGCGCATGAACGGGATGGCCGAGCGGCTGACGGGCGAGAGCTTCGAGGAGCGCAAAGGCGCGCATCTGGACGTCGTTTTCCGCGCCCGCATGGTGGCGCAGAGCCCGCTGACGAAGACCGAGAAAGACGGCGCCGTCGCGCTCGAGATGCGCGGCGCGCCCGTGGGGCACACGGCGCTGCTCGAGCGGCGCGACGGGACCGTGGTCGCCATCTACCACGCGATCGGCGTGGCGGGCGGAGGGTTCGTCGGACCGGATGCGACCGGCGTCACGGGCAAGCTCGTGGTCTTTCGCGACGCGAACGTCGAGCACCTCTTGTCGTTGCAGATCGCGCGGCAGGCTCGCTACGACGGGCTGACGGGGCTGCTCAATCGCAGCTCGTTCTCGGAGCGCATCGAGCAGGCGCTCGCCGTGAGCCGCGAGAAGGGCGTGCGGCACGCGCTCGTCTACTTCGATCTCGACCGTTTCCGGCTCGTGAACACGACGTGCGGGCACGACGCGGGCGACGATCTGTTGCAGTGGGTGGCCACGCGCCTGCACGAGATCATGGGCAGCGACGACGCGGCCGGGCGCATCGGCGGCGACGAGTTCGTGGTGCTCTTGGCGGGCCGCGACACGCTCGAGGCGGAGCAAATCGTGAGGCAGCTCCAGCGCAAGCTGCACGAATTCCGCTTCGGCTGGCAGAAGAAGACGTTCCCCGTCGAGGCGAGCATGGGCCTCGTGCCTTTCGGGGCCGAGTTCCTCCGCGCGGCCGAGGTCCTGGCGGCGGCGGACCAGGCGTGCCGGCTGGCGAAGGACAGCGGCCGCGGGCGTCTTCAGATCTACATGAACGACGACCAGGAGATGGCGCGCAGCCGGCGCGCCATGCAGTGGGTCGCGAGCATCCAGCGGCACCTGGCCGACGGCCGGCTGCGCCTTTACGCGCAGGAGATCAACCCATTGCCGCCGACGAAGCGGCGCGGCGCGCACTTCGAGGTCCTCGTGCGCGTGGTGGGCGACGACGGCCAGCTCGAATCGCCGGTGGGCATCATCCAGGCGGCCGAGGACAGCCGCATGATGGACGAGATCGACCGTTACGTGGTGGCGAAGGCGTGCCAGACGATCGGCGCATTGCCGAAGGACATGCTGCGCAACCTTCACACGTGCGCGATCAACCTCTCGGCCTTGTCGCTCCTGCGCGAGGGCCTGCTCGATTACCTCGTCGAGCAGCTCGACAAATACAAGGTGCCGCCGGCGAAGATCTGCTTCGAGATCACCGAGACGGCCGCGTTCAACAACCTCCAGGAGGTCCTGTGGATGATGCAGGAGCTCGGGGGCATGGGCTGCCGCTTCGCGATCGACGATTTCGGCAGCGGGCACGCGTCGTACGGCTATCTCGAGAGCCTGCCCGTCGATTACGTGAAGATCGACGGGATGTTCGTGCGCAACATGCTCGACAGCCCCTTGCACCGGGCCATCGTGGAGAGCGTGCAGCGCATCGGGAGCATGCTCGGAATCGAGACCGTGGCCGAGTCGGTCGAGACGCAGCAGCTCGCGGACATGCTCGCCAAGATGGGCATCCATTACGCGCAGGGCTGGCTCTACGGAAAGCCCAAGCCCATCGGCGACGTGCTCGCGGGGATGGCGAAGGCGAAGCCTTAG